From Solidesulfovibrio carbinoliphilus subsp. oakridgensis, the proteins below share one genomic window:
- a CDS encoding esterase/lipase family protein, with the protein MAVLTAIAFLVVLEALMVAGLTYGFFVRSLGRRRPPEFLRACRDRPAVCLALGVATGLASQATLVLTYPLGRLVGRHGPPAGPGRPTVVCLHGLYHNAAAFLALRPALGRAGLPHVLCLAYSSFGAEFETVAQDLLARLRRDLPPDGPLLFLGHSLGGLFARRLAAEPDIGPRTLALVTLGAPHRGSELAALAVGRLGRGLVPGAPLFAALAALPDPPGAALLSLASPVDNMVIPLEGLALGRPGWREEATPPVSHVAMLYHPAVTGRAAAFLGEAARRAAGPGPGQGKAG; encoded by the coding sequence ATGGCGGTCCTGACGGCGATTGCGTTCCTGGTGGTTCTGGAGGCCCTTATGGTGGCCGGGCTGACCTACGGCTTCTTTGTCCGGTCCCTGGGGCGCCGACGGCCGCCGGAGTTCCTGCGGGCCTGCCGGGACCGGCCGGCCGTCTGCCTGGCCCTCGGCGTGGCCACCGGCCTGGCCAGCCAGGCGACCCTGGTCCTGACCTATCCCCTGGGGCGCCTGGTCGGCCGGCACGGGCCGCCGGCCGGACCGGGCCGGCCGACGGTCGTGTGTCTCCACGGCCTCTACCACAACGCCGCCGCCTTCCTGGCCCTGCGCCCGGCCCTGGGCCGGGCCGGCCTGCCCCATGTCCTGTGCCTGGCCTATTCCTCGTTTGGCGCGGAGTTCGAAACCGTGGCCCAGGACCTTCTGGCCCGGCTGCGCCGCGACCTGCCGCCGGACGGGCCGCTCCTCTTCCTGGGCCACAGCCTGGGCGGCCTTTTTGCCCGGCGTCTGGCGGCCGAGCCGGACATCGGGCCACGAACCCTGGCCCTGGTCACCCTGGGCGCGCCGCACCGGGGCAGCGAACTGGCGGCCCTGGCCGTGGGGCGGCTCGGCCGGGGGCTCGTGCCCGGCGCGCCGCTCTTCGCCGCCCTGGCCGCCTTGCCCGATCCGCCCGGGGCGGCGCTGTTGTCCCTGGCCTCGCCCGTGGACAACATGGTCATTCCGCTGGAGGGACTCGCCCTCGGCCGGCCGGGCTGGCGCGAGGAAGCGACGCCCCCGGTCTCCCACGTGGCCATGCTCTACCACCCGGCCGTGACCGGCCGGGCGGCGGCATTTCTGGGGGAGGCGGCCCGGCGGGCGGCCGGACCAGGACCCGGACAAGGAAAAGCCGGCTAA
- a CDS encoding type IV pilus twitching motility protein PilT: MEKFTKLVSTCVRNGITDLHIRTGQPVAVRKTGHLHFQREIVFDTAEMDALLKYVTTERQRRLLAERWSVDFSTCSSDAQMRLNAFYTADGLGLAVRFLPSVVPDFEALNLHPSLRELCSLHHGLILICGPTGNGKSTTIAAMIREINQTRSAHVITLEDPIEYRFTSEKALMDQRELGAHFPSFEQGLQDVLREDADVIMVGELRDPETMRLTINAAEAGHLVIATLHAGTPEEALLRLCNAFGEGSQDFARAQIASSLGAVVVQHMEILARVGFRAPVLSIVRSTVSVKNIIRENRFNQLESIQQAGRGEGMFTFERYREDFLDQKTNLVPPTVAFRPNAAAAAPVRPVEAPQPPPPCDPKLPPSASIPVTPPVGQTAAPRFQERDGAGPYRIDDETPLEELVAQMRKTMV; encoded by the coding sequence ATGGAAAAATTCACCAAGCTCGTCAGCACCTGCGTGCGAAACGGCATCACCGACCTGCACATCCGCACGGGCCAGCCCGTGGCCGTGCGCAAGACCGGACACCTGCACTTCCAGCGGGAGATCGTGTTCGACACCGCCGAAATGGACGCCCTGCTCAAGTACGTGACCACCGAACGCCAGCGCCGGCTCCTGGCCGAGCGGTGGTCGGTCGACTTCTCGACCTGCTCGAGCGACGCCCAAATGCGCCTGAACGCCTTCTACACCGCCGACGGCCTGGGCCTGGCCGTCCGGTTTCTGCCCTCGGTGGTGCCGGACTTCGAGGCCTTAAACCTCCATCCGTCCCTGCGCGAACTCTGTTCGCTCCACCACGGCTTGATCCTCATCTGCGGCCCGACCGGCAACGGCAAGTCCACCACCATCGCGGCCATGATCCGGGAGATCAACCAGACCCGCTCGGCCCACGTCATCACTCTGGAAGATCCCATTGAATACCGCTTCACTTCGGAAAAGGCGCTCATGGACCAGCGGGAGCTCGGGGCCCATTTTCCGAGCTTCGAGCAGGGCCTGCAGGACGTGTTGCGCGAGGACGCGGACGTCATCATGGTCGGCGAGCTGCGCGACCCCGAGACCATGCGCCTGACGATCAACGCGGCCGAGGCCGGGCATCTGGTCATCGCCACCCTGCACGCCGGCACGCCCGAGGAGGCGCTTTTGCGCCTTTGCAACGCCTTTGGCGAGGGCTCCCAGGATTTCGCCCGGGCGCAGATCGCCTCGAGCCTCGGGGCCGTGGTGGTGCAGCACATGGAGATCCTGGCGCGGGTGGGCTTTCGCGCCCCGGTCCTGTCCATCGTCCGGTCGACCGTGTCGGTCAAAAACATCATCCGGGAAAACCGCTTCAACCAGCTCGAAAGCATCCAGCAGGCCGGACGCGGCGAGGGCATGTTTACCTTCGAACGCTACCGCGAGGATTTCCTGGACCAGAAGACCAACCTCGTGCCGCCGACCGTGGCCTTCCGGCCGAACGCCGCGGCCGCGGCGCCGGTCCGGCCCGTGGAAGCGCCGCAACCCCCGCCGCCTTGCGATCCCAAGCTGCCGCCATCGGCCAGTATCCCGGTCACCCCGCCTGTGGGCCAGACGGCCGCTCCCCGGTTCCAGGAGCGGGACGGGGCAGGCCCCTACCGTATCGACGACGAGACGCCCCTCGAGGAGCTCGTGGCCCAGATGCGAAAGACCATGGTTTAG
- a CDS encoding alpha-2-macroglobulin gives MNETHPGTRRETGKNWLIAALALIALLELVLLIRRPAAPPAPPAPDGREAAAPAADAVRVAGMAMDPERGRYLLLAFDRPVAGARDGASPAGDPAAIEPPTPGRWTWVSPYMLRFEPKDGFAQATTYSVRLLPQGFLPPSQTLAGQDVWQASYGSFEVARLTAHLEPAPEGGAMVVVRGEAAFNRNVDPKALADHIALVDPRDPGKTVAVSLTTSYATKKIGFVSDPVEKTPQQRDVKVVITPGVKPEKGDITLAREAVAVIPVVLDPHLRLREVKAASEEGASTVRLTLSTPVEANDATADHLKIEPEVEGNLSADGGDLVVSGPFEPGREYAVTLEKGLAAADGAVLGETVSRTVRIPDLEPSVDFKDQGMFLSKNGYKNLAVKSINTNAAELSIDRVYYNNLFPLFSMDYSAFDDEASGSGVNSSLGDRIYHDRIPLRYKSNSAVVTPVNLEKYIEGQEPGLYRVALTVPGKFEGFQRFVLVTDIGIVAKHGVDDFLVWTASYSSLAPLAGASVRILSYQNQELAAGSTDAQGLFRAKISPAIMSDKRPYLIVVQKGADTSFLLYDRFRVDTTGLDVAGAVMPATGYTAFVYGERDIYRPGETLEGLAVVRDARLGLPPSMPVTIRLSDPRGRKLGEQAVVTGAEGMVSLRQTLPTQSLTGAYVIEIVAGETVIGQYRFQVEEFVPDRVSVSVSSETAAAGPGEALPFAVSGRYLFGAPGSGLPVEVRARLIKAPFAPKGFEDYTFGDPEKSFEDTEILEETGALDADGKAAFEAALPGDLAPPAALEAVFTARVREGGGRGVTGLARTPVHVYAAYPGLKRLKSEAATPGKPLRFDFVVVAPDGTLAEGDAELTATLYRDTWQTVLRKGPDGSYKYESVRDPKTVDTRPVAAKGGRGSVTFTPPSFGSYRLVLSDASGAASQLEFYAGGFGYSPWAVENPGRLELKPDKADYVSGETATFQVRAPFAGKLLVTVEGSGVHDVQVVNLPGNTGQISVPVKPEYMPGVYVTATLVRKAADVVADAPSRAYGAVPIPVDQASGRLPLSLSAPAEMRPGGKLTAEVSAPAGAIVTVAAVDEGILQLIAQKTPDPFAFFYAKRQLQVETFDTFSLLLPEVPPVMGKALAGGGDSLEDLSNFVRSQSPAIKTVAYWSGPVTVGPDGKARVSFDIPEFQGQVRLMAAAVSGRRFAAAEARTLVKSPLVLLPSFPRFLSFGDAAKIPVTVRNDTGKDGTFAVSLTATGPVKVEDPTRTVALAKGAAATVEFPVVAGNAEGVAVFAVAVSGGGESSSDGARLPVRSPLPARTSVRSGALEAASLTVPDLASGEFLPGTARRDVTVGRFPLIRFTGNLRSLLGYPYGCIEQTVSKAFPLLYFADLARALDPAAFEALSPQAMVQSAIRRVTGMQLYNGGFSMWPGGEEPQAWMSLYATHFLIEAKQAGFPVDPSLLSQALAFAGETGRGADLAKPEGLNLAAYALFVQARAGRADIGAMDNLRDSQAKKLPPEARGLLGAAYAAVGNTRAADILVSGPVPPAEPRKETGGNLDSTLRNKALFLSALLDAAPADPRLGSLAAEVGRLLEGEAYPSTQENAFALLALGKFYARQQAKKPFSGLVSAGSGVLSDFTSGKVLTLRGIDQEGDLKISLDQGFEPGACFYSVRTRGIPTPAAYTPQAAGIEIARTYLTRDGQPLDLNAVPQGALAVVKFSVRAAAGPVANVVLENLLPAGLEIENPRLATTERLPWMEPEAEAGDGPKAEPAALDLRDDRVLLFTDLPDAKWHTFYALVRAVTPGVFTLPPAQAEAMYAPELRASGDMSRLTVTNNSQ, from the coding sequence CCCGGCGGCACCGCCCGCCCCGCCGGCCCCAGATGGCCGGGAAGCGGCCGCCCCGGCCGCCGACGCCGTGCGCGTGGCCGGCATGGCCATGGACCCGGAGCGCGGCCGCTATCTCCTCCTCGCCTTTGACCGGCCCGTGGCCGGGGCCAGGGACGGCGCCTCCCCGGCCGGAGACCCGGCCGCCATCGAACCGCCGACCCCGGGCCGCTGGACCTGGGTGTCGCCCTACATGCTGCGTTTCGAGCCCAAGGACGGCTTTGCCCAGGCCACCACCTATTCCGTCAGGCTTTTGCCCCAGGGCTTTCTGCCCCCGTCCCAGACCCTGGCCGGCCAGGACGTCTGGCAGGCCTCCTACGGCTCCTTCGAGGTGGCCCGCCTGACCGCCCACCTGGAACCGGCCCCGGAAGGCGGGGCCATGGTCGTGGTCCGGGGCGAGGCGGCGTTCAACCGGAACGTGGACCCCAAGGCCCTGGCCGACCACATCGCCCTGGTCGATCCCCGCGATCCCGGCAAGACCGTGGCCGTCTCCCTGACCACCTCCTATGCCACGAAAAAGATAGGTTTCGTGTCCGATCCGGTGGAGAAGACGCCCCAGCAACGCGACGTCAAGGTCGTGATCACCCCGGGCGTCAAGCCGGAAAAGGGCGACATCACCCTTGCGCGCGAGGCTGTGGCCGTCATTCCGGTGGTCCTCGACCCGCACCTGCGCCTGCGCGAAGTGAAAGCCGCTTCCGAAGAAGGCGCGTCCACCGTCCGCCTCACCCTGTCCACGCCCGTGGAGGCCAACGACGCCACGGCCGACCATCTGAAAATCGAGCCCGAGGTGGAGGGCAACCTGTCCGCCGACGGCGGCGACCTGGTGGTCAGCGGCCCGTTCGAGCCCGGCCGCGAGTACGCCGTCACCCTGGAAAAGGGGCTGGCCGCGGCCGACGGCGCGGTCCTCGGCGAGACCGTCAGCCGCACCGTGCGCATCCCGGACCTGGAGCCGAGCGTGGACTTCAAGGACCAGGGCATGTTCCTGTCCAAAAACGGCTACAAGAACCTGGCCGTCAAAAGCATCAACACCAACGCCGCCGAGCTCAGCATCGACCGGGTCTACTACAACAACCTCTTCCCGCTCTTTTCCATGGACTACTCGGCCTTTGACGACGAGGCCAGCGGCTCGGGCGTCAATTCGAGTCTCGGCGACCGCATCTACCACGACCGGATTCCCCTGCGCTACAAGAGCAACAGCGCGGTGGTGACGCCGGTCAACCTGGAAAAATACATTGAGGGCCAGGAACCGGGCCTCTACCGGGTGGCCCTGACCGTGCCCGGCAAGTTCGAGGGCTTCCAGCGGTTCGTGCTCGTGACCGACATCGGCATCGTGGCCAAGCACGGGGTGGACGACTTCCTGGTCTGGACCGCCTCCTACTCGAGCCTCGCGCCCCTGGCCGGGGCAAGCGTGCGCATCCTGTCCTACCAGAACCAGGAGTTGGCCGCAGGCAGCACCGACGCCCAGGGACTCTTCCGGGCCAAAATCAGCCCGGCCATCATGTCCGACAAGCGGCCCTACCTCATCGTGGTCCAAAAGGGTGCGGACACGAGCTTTCTCCTCTACGACCGGTTCCGCGTGGATACGACCGGCCTCGACGTGGCCGGCGCGGTCATGCCGGCCACGGGCTACACCGCCTTCGTCTACGGCGAGCGCGACATCTACCGGCCCGGCGAGACGTTGGAGGGGCTGGCCGTGGTCCGCGACGCCCGGCTCGGCCTGCCGCCGTCCATGCCCGTGACCATCCGGCTGTCCGATCCCCGGGGCAGGAAGCTCGGCGAGCAGGCCGTGGTGACCGGGGCCGAAGGCATGGTCAGCCTGCGCCAGACGCTCCCTACCCAGTCCCTGACCGGGGCCTATGTCATCGAAATCGTGGCCGGCGAAACCGTCATCGGCCAGTACCGGTTTCAGGTGGAGGAGTTCGTGCCGGACCGCGTGAGCGTGTCCGTATCCTCCGAGACGGCTGCGGCCGGGCCGGGCGAGGCCCTGCCCTTTGCCGTGTCCGGCCGCTACCTCTTCGGGGCCCCGGGTTCGGGCCTGCCGGTCGAGGTCCGGGCCCGGCTCATAAAAGCCCCGTTCGCGCCCAAGGGCTTCGAGGACTACACCTTCGGGGACCCGGAAAAAAGTTTCGAGGACACCGAGATCCTTGAGGAGACCGGGGCCCTGGACGCCGACGGCAAGGCCGCCTTCGAGGCCGCCCTGCCGGGCGACCTGGCTCCGCCGGCGGCGCTTGAAGCCGTGTTCACGGCCCGGGTCCGCGAGGGCGGCGGCCGGGGGGTGACGGGCCTGGCCCGGACGCCGGTCCACGTCTACGCCGCCTACCCGGGGTTAAAGCGCTTAAAAAGCGAGGCCGCGACCCCGGGCAAGCCCCTGCGCTTCGATTTCGTGGTCGTTGCCCCGGACGGGACGCTGGCCGAGGGCGACGCAGAACTGACAGCGACCCTCTACCGGGACACCTGGCAGACGGTCCTGCGAAAGGGCCCGGACGGGTCGTACAAGTACGAGTCCGTGCGCGACCCCAAGACCGTGGACACCCGGCCCGTGGCCGCCAAGGGCGGCAGGGGCTCGGTCACCTTCACCCCGCCGTCCTTCGGCAGCTACCGGCTGGTCCTGTCCGACGCATCCGGGGCGGCCAGCCAGCTCGAATTCTACGCCGGCGGCTTCGGCTATTCGCCCTGGGCCGTGGAGAATCCCGGCCGGCTGGAACTCAAGCCCGACAAGGCCGACTACGTTTCCGGCGAGACCGCGACCTTCCAGGTCCGGGCCCCCTTTGCCGGCAAGCTGCTCGTGACCGTGGAGGGCTCCGGCGTCCACGACGTCCAGGTCGTGAATCTCCCCGGCAACACCGGCCAGATCTCGGTGCCGGTCAAGCCCGAATACATGCCCGGCGTCTACGTGACCGCGACCCTGGTGCGAAAGGCGGCCGACGTGGTGGCCGACGCCCCGTCCCGGGCCTACGGGGCCGTGCCCATCCCGGTGGACCAGGCCTCGGGCCGGCTGCCGCTTTCCCTCTCCGCCCCGGCCGAGATGCGGCCTGGCGGCAAGCTCACGGCCGAGGTGTCCGCCCCGGCCGGCGCAATCGTCACGGTCGCGGCCGTGGACGAGGGCATCCTCCAGCTCATCGCCCAGAAGACCCCGGACCCGTTCGCCTTTTTCTACGCCAAGCGCCAGCTCCAGGTGGAGACCTTCGACACCTTCTCGCTCCTTCTGCCCGAGGTCCCGCCCGTCATGGGCAAGGCGCTGGCCGGCGGCGGCGACTCCCTGGAAGACCTGTCCAACTTCGTGCGCTCCCAGAGCCCGGCCATAAAAACCGTGGCCTACTGGTCCGGACCGGTGACCGTCGGCCCGGACGGCAAGGCCCGGGTCTCCTTCGACATCCCGGAATTCCAGGGGCAGGTGCGCCTCATGGCCGCCGCCGTCTCGGGCCGGCGGTTCGCCGCGGCCGAGGCCCGGACCCTGGTCAAGAGCCCGCTGGTCCTGCTTCCCTCCTTCCCCCGGTTCCTGTCCTTTGGCGACGCGGCCAAAATTCCGGTCACCGTGCGAAACGACACCGGCAAGGACGGCACCTTTGCCGTCAGCCTGACGGCCACCGGCCCGGTCAAGGTGGAGGACCCGACCCGCACGGTGGCCCTTGCCAAGGGCGCGGCCGCGACGGTGGAATTTCCGGTCGTGGCGGGAAACGCCGAGGGCGTGGCCGTATTCGCGGTGGCCGTATCCGGCGGCGGGGAATCCTCGTCCGATGGGGCCCGGCTGCCGGTGCGCTCGCCGCTGCCGGCCCGGACCTCGGTCCGGTCCGGGGCCCTCGAAGCCGCGAGTCTCACCGTGCCGGACCTGGCCTCGGGCGAATTTCTGCCCGGCACGGCCCGGCGCGACGTGACCGTCGGCCGTTTTCCGCTCATCCGCTTCACCGGCAACCTCCGGTCGCTCCTCGGCTATCCCTACGGCTGCATCGAGCAGACCGTGTCCAAGGCCTTCCCGCTCCTCTACTTCGCGGATCTGGCCCGGGCCCTGGACCCGGCCGCCTTCGAGGCCCTCTCGCCCCAGGCCATGGTCCAGTCGGCCATCCGGCGCGTCACCGGCATGCAGCTCTATAACGGCGGCTTTTCCATGTGGCCCGGCGGCGAGGAGCCGCAGGCCTGGATGAGCCTCTACGCCACCCACTTCCTGATCGAGGCCAAACAGGCCGGCTTCCCGGTGGACCCCTCGCTCTTGTCCCAGGCCCTGGCCTTTGCCGGCGAGACCGGCCGGGGGGCGGACCTGGCCAAACCCGAGGGCCTGAACCTGGCCGCCTACGCCCTCTTCGTCCAGGCCCGGGCCGGCCGGGCCGACATCGGAGCCATGGACAACCTGCGCGACAGCCAGGCCAAAAAGCTCCCGCCCGAGGCGCGGGGGCTGCTCGGCGCGGCCTACGCGGCCGTGGGCAACACCCGGGCGGCGGACATCCTCGTTTCCGGCCCGGTGCCGCCGGCCGAACCGCGCAAGGAAACCGGCGGCAACCTCGATTCCACCCTGCGCAACAAGGCCCTGTTCCTTTCGGCCCTGCTCGACGCCGCCCCGGCCGACCCGAGGCTCGGCAGCCTGGCCGCCGAGGTCGGTCGGCTCCTGGAAGGCGAGGCCTACCCGTCCACCCAGGAAAACGCCTTCGCGCTCCTGGCCCTTGGCAAGTTCTACGCCCGGCAGCAGGCCAAAAAGCCCTTCTCGGGCCTCGTTTCCGCCGGCTCGGGCGTCCTGTCGGACTTCACGAGCGGGAAGGTCCTGACCCTTCGCGGCATCGACCAGGAGGGGGACCTCAAAATCAGCCTGGACCAGGGTTTCGAGCCCGGGGCCTGCTTCTATTCCGTGCGCACCCGGGGCATACCCACGCCCGCGGCCTACACCCCCCAGGCGGCCGGGATCGAAATCGCCCGGACCTACCTGACCCGCGACGGCCAGCCCCTGGACCTCAATGCCGTGCCCCAGGGGGCCCTGGCCGTGGTCAAGTTCTCGGTCCGGGCCGCCGCCGGCCCGGTGGCCAACGTGGTGCTCGAAAACCTGCTGCCCGCCGGGCTCGAGATCGAGAACCCGCGCCTGGCCACCACCGAGCGCCTGCCCTGGATGGAGCCGGAAGCGGAGGCCGGGGACGGGCCGAAAGCCGAGCCGGCCGCGCTTGACCTGCGCGACGACCGGGTGCTGCTCTTCACCGACCTGCCCGACGCCAAGTGGCACACGTTTTACGCCCTGGTGCGGGCCGTGACCCCGGGGGTCTTCACCCTGCCCCCGGCCCAGGCCGAAGCCATGTACGCCCCGGAACTGCGGGCCTCGGGCGACATGTCCCGGCTGACCGTGACCAACAACAGCCAATAA